From a single Tachypleus tridentatus isolate NWPU-2018 chromosome 6, ASM421037v1, whole genome shotgun sequence genomic region:
- the LOC143253386 gene encoding uncharacterized protein LOC143253386, whose translation MPAYRDSNSRRNPNETTTTVITKRVEPTPPIELSPNGIVSAKHEEWTTSKKIVNHKTKQVETRVQRQLVYEDGKVVADSGPQISTKTTEDNRTEEMENTDHKTTRGEDNGPDYTSVPGSARVIIEKTETRQTMRENKEEDMQLHDETFHELTGTDLHQKALTAPDDGIFSQEIDVSKPYPGKITHYSCRGQKVTDKEETNEVSEWKDGELTTETTTTRHHEEQHDDEVPEDKIDETTIPEISKETINNIEYYGDYTNQESLSERLRREREQRIRKELFPERQNTVSQNALGSKYKKEISDCETNHWFDNHLDANSDSDYEPPNTKPTKNAIHIQMNQNSKYFSPAGMEKDFVKSGNKFSRNTEEQKVHSTDRAAYDKSRNNFVGVSEGDSKPRKFSEVQSSLKGREATKSTGSWKDIFNLSSSSHLLSESSPRHESSSLRRQSTPWKSTSSIRDDFHRTFLDDQKKDRRDSFQSKNLSSDKSKVQRSYSHRDDSRKFTVYDDSRASRVFTFDKGYSNSPVSQTLPRDTKFKNNPNTSYVYASVKKSMPQDHDRKDSWIHMDSQHVTLPRRLAAHPARVSEERDVQTLPRTHSKKPHQEQRKNNTAEKPRHSFYFGDENDVSFHSDGKKKTAQSQSFDESNYYKRFLQLKTNSADQPMRYHTIERDVRVKDRPQRSSIHLSIGDLRSPRYKSELNRSSEDNIWDQSPHYRTIVRCDVSGRKTSYQHTFSNGDDQNGKDVISSPDKPDNLKSKVQPHGKRKELMQNSFNSDALKKDFMKATGSDVNRRQFTDSRRSFSPPPVLMEVNRTTTFKTQSFTPPESPQEAITPRPTPPPPSGGLFDNNTLPKLRSEKTSNHPNSFTLTTKVPTFSPLSSPMEIKAVASRTTMMPLSSHDHHEHEETVVPVRPPRRSRGTANWGDR comes from the exons ATGCCGGCTTATCGAGATAGCAACAGCAGAAGAAATCCTAATGAAACAACTACAACGGTGATAACTAAACGAGTGGAACCAACTCCACCAATAGAGCTC TCACCGAATGGCATCGTGTCAGCGAAACATG AGGAATGGACAACTTCCAAGAAGATTGTGAACCACAAAACCAAACAG GTAGAGACACGGGTGCAGCGGCAACTGGTGTACGAAGATGGAAAAGTGGTTGCTGATAGTGGACCTCAGATTTCTACTAAAACTACAGAAGATAATCGCACAGAAGAAATGGAGAATACAGAT CATAAGACCACAAGGGGAGAAGATAACGGTCCGGACTACACTTCAGTTCCCGGTTCAGCGAGAGTAATCATTGAGAAAACTGAGACACGACAAACTATGAGAGAGAATAAAGAAGAAGATATGCAGCTGCACGACGAAACTTTCCACGAACTGACAGGCACT GATCTTCATCAAAAGGCATTGACAGCCCCTGATGATGGGATCTTCAGTCAAGAAATAGATGTCAGTAAACCGTACCCGGGAAAAATCACCCACTACTCCTGTCGTGGCCAAAAAGTGACGGACAAAGAAGAAACAAATGAAGTGTCCGAGTGGAAAGACGGGGAGCTAACCACAGAGACTACTACCACACGACATCATGAAGAACAACACGATGATGAGGTTCCTGAAGACAAAATTGATGAAACGACTATCCCAGAAATATCTAAAGAAACGATAAACAATATCGAGTACTATGGCGATTATACTAACCAAGAAAGTTTAAGTGAGAGACTAAGACGCGAGAGAGAGCAGAGGATTAGGAAGGAACTATTTCCCGAGCGACAGAATACTGTTTCTCAGAACGCTCTTGGTTCTAAATACAAGAAGGAGATCTCAGATTGTGAAACAAACCATTGGTTCGATAACCACTTAGATGCCAATAGTGACAGCGACTATGAACCACCAAACACAAAACCAACTAAAAATGCTATTCATATTCAAATGAACCagaattctaaatatttttctccTGCTGGGATGGAAAAGGACTTCGTAAAAAGTGGTAATAAATTTTCCAGAAACACTGAAGAACAAAAGGTACACTCTACAGACAGAGCGGCTTATGACAAAAGTAGAAACAATTTCGTAGGGGTGTCGGAAGGGGATTCAAAACCTCGAAAGTTTTCtgaagttcagagttcactaaaGGGAAGAGAGGCTACTAAATCAACAGGCTCATGGAAAGACATTTTTAACTTAAGTTCATCGTCGCATCTGTTAAGTGAGAGCTCACCAAGACATGAATCATCATCTTTGAGGAGGCAGTCAACTCCATGGAAGTCCACGTCCTCTATCAGAGACGATTTTCACAGAACATTTCTAGACGACCAGAAGAAAGATAGACGCGACTCTTTCCAATCAAAAAACCTGTCTTCTGATAAGTCCAAGGTACAAAGGTCTTATTCTCACAGGGATGATTCCCGAAAGTTTACAGTGTACGACGATTCTAGGGCCTCCAGGGTCTTCACCTTCGACAAGGGTTATTCGAATTCTCCCGTTTCTCAGACCCTGCCACgtgatacaaaatttaaaaataacccaAATACTAGTTACGTGTACGCTTCAGTGAAGAAGTCTATGCCTCAAGATCATGACAGGAAAGACAGCTGGATCCACATGGATAGTCAACACGTGACTCTACCTCGACGACTTGCAGCACATCCCGCGAGAGTTTCCGAAGAACGTGATGTTCAGACATTACCTAGGACTCATTCTAAGAAGCCACATCAAGAACAGAGAAAGAATAATACAGCAGAGAAACCTCGCCATTCATTCTACTTTGGGGATGAAAACGACGTCAGTTTCCATAGTGATGGTAAAAAGAAGACAGCTCAGTCCCAAAGTTTCGATGAATCCAATTACTACAAAAGATTCTTACAATTAAAAACGAACAGCGCTGACCAGCCAATGAGATATCACACAATAGAACGAGATGTCAGGGTGAAAGACAGACCTCAGAGGTCATCAATTCATCTGAGTATAGGGGATCTAAGAAGTCCTCGTTACAAATCAGAATTAAATCGCAGCAGTGAAGACAACATCTGGGACCAATCTCCTCATTATCGTACAATAGTGAGGTGTGACGTTTCTGGAAGAAAAACCTCCTATCAGCACACATTTAGCAACGGAGATGATCAGAATGGGAAAGACGTCATAAGCTCTCCTGATAAACCTGACAATCTGAAATCAAAAGTTCAACCTCATGGAAAACGGAAAGAGCTCATGCAAAATTCTTTTAACTCTGATGCTTTGAAAAAGGATTTTATGAAAGCCACAGGAAGTGATGTCAATAGAAGACAATTCACTGACTCAAGACGCTCATTCTCTCCTCCGCCAGTTCTTATGGAAGTAAATAGGACAACAACATTTAAGACTCAATCTTTCACTCCACCAGAATCACCACAAGAGGCTATTACTCCACGCCCAACTCCACCTCCTCCTAGTGGAGGACTGTTCGATAACAACACTCTTCCAAAGTTACGCTCAGAGAAAACATCCAATCATCCAAATTCTTTTACTCTGACAACGAAAGTTCCTACCTTCAGTCCATTATCAAGCCCTATGGAAATCAAAGCCGTAGCTAGCAGAACAACAATGATGCCTTTGTCAAGCCACGATCACCATGAACATGAAGAAACTGTTGTACCTGTAAGGCCACCTCGTAGGTCTAGAGGAACAGCGAATTGGGGTGACAGATAA